ACGCTCCTGCTCACTCATGCTAACCCAGCGGGCGATCTCGTCACGGGTTCGCAAACACCCTGTACATACATTGCCTGCGTCCAGTTCACATACCTGTACGCAGGGACTTTGTATTGGCTTC
This genomic stretch from Gammaproteobacteria bacterium harbors:
- a CDS encoding DUF1289 domain-containing protein, whose translation is MKPIQSPCVQVCELDAGNVCTGCLRTRDEIARWVSMSEQER